In Aspergillus oryzae RIB40 DNA, chromosome 6, one genomic interval encodes:
- a CDS encoding uncharacterized protein (predicted protein), giving the protein MSGLHMYNAPSTRIDELLKRSAEESPKPTTTHNNLVPHWSYEKNSLAAACVFSGITVLGIIFLSVLTIRKIRRSWKRHKREKQDYAAFKNRIEVNKNNRDLNACFITESKSSRESMMYSRDNSPSGGYVVEQTGGSVTRVYREGNNVSSHTFDSICASPEKRSPPREIKRTPGGRADSRTPSGKGRAGLIPRPIVVVPSPLRHVYSQKATPVMQPTSPSTLDSEQSLMPPASAHDTKPIRWASRTNIFFP; this is encoded by the exons ATGTCTGGTTTGCACATGTATAAT GCGCCTTCCACAAGAATCGATGAACTCCTCAAACGTTCAGCGGAAGaatccccaaagccaacgACAACCCACAATAACCTAGTTCCACACTGGAGCTACGAGAAAAACTCACTCGCGGCAGCATGCGTCTTCAGCGGCATCACAGTACtgggcatcatcttcctgaGCGTTCTCACTATCCGAAAGATCcggagaagctggaagcgCCACAAGCGCGAGAAGCAAGACTACGCCGCTTTTAAAAATCGAATCGAGgtgaacaaaaacaacagaGATTTGAATGCCTGCTTTATAACTGAAAGCAAGTCTAGTCGTGAGTCGATGATGTATAGCCGCGATAATTCACCGTCCGGAGGTTACGTCGTCGAGCAAACAGGGGGATCTGTGACCCGCGTGTATCGCGAAGGCAATAATGTTTCGAGCCACACATTCGATTCCATCTGTGCTTCTCCGGAGAAAAGGAGCCCTCCCCGCGAGATTAAGCGGACTCCAGGGGGCCGAGCGGACTCGCGTACTCCCTCGGGAAAAGGGCGTGCTGGTTTGATTCCGAGACCCATTGTCGTGGTGCCATCTCCACTAAGACATGTCTACTCGCAGAAAGCCACGCCTGTTATGCAGCCGACTAGTCCCAGCACGCTTGATTCTGAGCAGTCACTCATGCCGCCTGCCTCTGCGCACGATACCAAA